A region from the Dehalococcoides mccartyi CG5 genome encodes:
- the amrS gene encoding AmmeMemoRadiSam system radical SAM enzyme — translation MHEALLYQKMPNGVIRCHTCQWNCRINPNHLGVCQVYQNINGSLFSLNYGRTSSVAVDPIEKKPLYHFYPGSQVFSLGSWGCNFHCTGCQNWEIACPDTYERLFSSRTLLPEQAVSMAREHHCQGIAFTYNEPTVWFEYTLDCARLAKNNGLYTVYVTNGYMTADALDTIGPYMDAFRVDIKGFKADTYKKLSKIQHWEKILATTERAKSQWGMHVEVVTNIIPTYNDDPEQLTGIARWIKTRLGELTPWHVTRFYPCRDMLDVPPTPFETLEKAVEIGQGEGLKYVYMGNVPGHKSETTCCPKCGQVLIRRHGYDTEICGLDNDHCRHCRSKLYIRLSSPTEGE, via the coding sequence ATGCACGAAGCTCTGCTCTACCAAAAGATGCCAAACGGAGTAATCCGCTGTCATACCTGCCAGTGGAATTGCCGTATAAATCCCAATCACTTGGGTGTTTGTCAGGTTTATCAAAATATAAACGGTTCTCTTTTTAGTCTGAATTACGGGCGTACCTCCTCGGTGGCGGTAGATCCCATAGAGAAAAAACCGCTTTATCATTTCTATCCCGGCAGTCAGGTATTTTCACTGGGCAGCTGGGGATGCAACTTTCATTGTACCGGTTGCCAAAACTGGGAGATTGCCTGTCCTGATACTTACGAAAGACTGTTCAGCTCCCGAACCCTTCTGCCCGAACAGGCTGTAAGCATGGCCAGAGAACACCACTGCCAGGGTATCGCCTTTACTTATAATGAACCTACGGTTTGGTTTGAATATACGCTGGATTGTGCCCGTTTAGCCAAAAATAACGGGCTTTATACGGTATATGTAACCAATGGTTATATGACCGCGGATGCGCTGGATACTATTGGCCCGTATATGGACGCTTTCAGGGTGGATATAAAGGGTTTCAAGGCGGATACCTATAAAAAGCTATCCAAAATCCAGCATTGGGAAAAGATACTGGCTACCACCGAAAGGGCCAAGTCCCAGTGGGGCATGCACGTGGAAGTGGTAACAAATATTATTCCCACCTATAATGATGACCCTGAACAGCTTACCGGGATAGCCCGCTGGATAAAAACCCGTCTGGGAGAGCTTACTCCCTGGCACGTCACCCGTTTTTATCCCTGCCGGGATATGCTGGATGTTCCTCCAACGCCTTTTGAGACACTGGAAAAAGCAGTGGAAATAGGTCAGGGGGAAGGGCTGAAATATGTATATATGGGGAATGTGCCCGGACACAAAAGCGAGACTACCTGCTGCCCCAAATGCGGGCAGGTACTTATCCGCCGCCATGGTTATGATACTGAAATATGCGG